Proteins encoded together in one Deinococcus ruber window:
- a CDS encoding MarR family winged helix-turn-helix transcriptional regulator, producing the protein MATRYTGTDAEKAALDAYIKVWRAAHAMEVRANRHLAVHNLTISQFGVLEALYHIGPLSQRQLADKILRSSGNLTMVIDNLERDGLVQRERDLKDRRIMTVSLTERGFELIHRLMPHHIQNVMQVFSALTPEELSQLAELSKRLGLSLVES; encoded by the coding sequence ATGGCGACGAGATACACAGGTACAGACGCAGAGAAGGCGGCGCTTGACGCCTATATCAAGGTCTGGCGGGCCGCCCATGCAATGGAAGTACGTGCCAACAGGCACCTGGCCGTGCACAATCTGACCATCAGCCAGTTTGGCGTGCTGGAGGCGCTTTACCATATCGGGCCACTCAGCCAGCGGCAGCTTGCCGACAAGATTCTGCGTTCCAGTGGCAACCTGACAATGGTGATCGACAATCTGGAACGAGACGGACTGGTGCAGCGTGAACGCGATCTGAAAGACCGCCGCATCATGACCGTCTCGCTGACGGAACGCGGCTTCGAGCTGATTCACCGCCTGATGCCGCACCACATTCAGAACGTGATGCAGGTCTTCTCTGCCCTGACCCCCGAGGAACTGAGCCAGCTTGCCGAACTGAGCAAGCGGCTGGGTCTGTCGTTGGTAGAGAGCTAG